From Pleurocapsa sp. PCC 7319:
GTATATTTCATCCTAGAAGGATGGGTAAAAATTCGTACTTACAATCTTGATGGAAAAGAAGTTACCCTCAACATTCTGGGGAGAGGAGAACTTTTCGGGGAAATGGCGGCTATGGATAAAATGCCTCGTTCGACAGATGCTATTACCCTGACCAAGACTTTAATTGGTAGAATACCAGCAGAAGATTTTGTCAACCTAATTAATACTGAACCGATGGCAGGAGTTCGTCTGGTGCAATTAATGGCCAAGCGTTTACGTCAAGTCAATCGACGACTTCAATTGCGAGAGGCAAGCAGTATTTCAAGAGTGGCAGATGCAATTCTATTCCTGGTGGAGGGACAAGGAAAGGAAGGTGCTCAAGGTACAGAAATTCCTAACGTACCCCATCGAGAAATTAGTAGTTTAAGCGGGTTGGCTAGAGAAACCGTAACCAGAGTCTTAACCAAGTTAGAAAAAAAA
This genomic window contains:
- a CDS encoding Crp/Fnr family transcriptional regulator; translation: MEDQSRYLESNINHKELMELVPFMAGLPEDSTHKIAGHFVTLSHPANQVLLLENDWGGSVYFILEGWVKIRTYNLDGKEVTLNILGRGELFGEMAAMDKMPRSTDAITLTKTLIGRIPAEDFVNLINTEPMAGVRLVQLMAKRLRQVNRRLQLREASSISRVADAILFLVEGQGKEGAQGTEIPNVPHREISSLSGLARETVTRVLTKLEKKGLIQRDADSMRIPDVPALEDTIC